A single region of the Saprospiraceae bacterium genome encodes:
- the nadA gene encoding quinolinate synthase NadA: protein MTNIAAAEKKLTQKGFLDLEVDPTLDLFEEIERLKKEKNAIILAHYYQEADIQDIADYVGDSLGLSQQAARTDADMIVFAGVHFMAETAKMLSPTKKVLLPDLNAGCSLADSCPPHLFRKFKEKYPDHVVVSYINCTAELKTLTDVCCTSTNAVQIIESIPKDKGIIFAPDINLGRYLIKKTGRDMVLWNGSCMVHEIFSGEKITKLMMRHPKAKFIAHPECEAHILDKADYIGSTSGLLRYTKENEADEFIVATESGIIHQMQKASPHKTFIPAPPNNTCACNECPHMRLNTLEKLYLCMKYELPEIELPNWVIEEGVASINRMLEVSAKAGL, encoded by the coding sequence ATGACAAATATCGCTGCTGCCGAAAAGAAATTGACCCAAAAAGGTTTTTTGGACCTCGAGGTGGATCCGACGCTTGATCTTTTTGAAGAGATTGAGCGCTTAAAGAAAGAAAAAAATGCCATTATCCTGGCCCACTATTACCAGGAGGCGGATATTCAAGATATAGCAGACTATGTTGGAGATAGCCTGGGCTTGTCACAACAAGCTGCTAGAACCGATGCGGATATGATTGTTTTCGCAGGGGTTCATTTTATGGCAGAGACGGCCAAAATGCTGTCTCCCACGAAAAAGGTATTGTTGCCAGATTTGAATGCAGGTTGCTCCTTGGCTGATTCTTGCCCGCCGCATCTTTTCCGAAAATTCAAGGAAAAATACCCAGATCATGTTGTGGTGAGTTATATCAACTGTACCGCTGAGTTAAAAACCCTGACGGATGTTTGTTGCACCTCTACCAATGCGGTGCAGATCATCGAAAGTATTCCTAAAGACAAAGGTATCATCTTTGCGCCCGATATTAACCTTGGCCGGTATTTGATAAAAAAGACCGGGCGGGACATGGTACTGTGGAATGGCTCTTGTATGGTGCATGAGATATTCTCTGGTGAGAAAATCACCAAACTCATGATGCGTCATCCCAAGGCCAAATTTATTGCACACCCCGAATGTGAAGCACACATTCTCGACAAAGCGGACTACATAGGCTCTACGAGTGGCTTATTGCGCTATACAAAAGAGAATGAAGCGGATGAATTCATTGTAGCTACCGAATCAGGCATTATTCATCAAATGCAAAAAGCTTCTCCCCACAAGACCTTCATTCCTGCACCACCTAATAATACTTGTGCTTGTAATGAATGCCCCCATATGCGACTCAATACGCTAGAAAAATTATACCTCTGTATGAAATATGAACTGCCCGAAATTGAATTGCCCAATTGGGTGATCGAGGAAGGGGTGGCGTCTATCAACCGAATGTTGGAAGTATCCGCAAAAGCAGGTTTATAA